Proteins co-encoded in one Methanosarcinales archaeon Met12 genomic window:
- a CDS encoding LL-diaminopimelate aminotransferase produces MYADRINALPPYLFATIDKLKSEKLKQGVDVIDLGVGDPDHPTPEHIIKALCDAVQDPSTHQYPSYVGMPSFREAVSQWYKRTFGIELDPEKEVLALIGSKEGIAHIPLAFVNHGDMTLVPDPAYPVYKIGTILAGGTPHIMPLLSENDFKPDLNSIDSTTAKKSKLMFINYPNNPTSAVADMKFFKEIIDFATDNDMIVCHDNAYSEMTYDGFRAPSLLEVEGATDIGIEFHSLSKTYNMTGWRIGFAVGNADIISGLGKVKTNVDSGAFMAVQMAGIVAMTGPQSCVQYMRKIYKKRRDALIAGLNELGMPVTPPKATFYVWAPVPVGFNSLEFSRLLLERAGIVATPGIGFGDYGEGYMRFALTKPVERIKEAVERLRTLEI; encoded by the coding sequence ATGTACGCCGATAGAATAAATGCATTGCCGCCATATCTCTTTGCGACCATTGACAAATTGAAGTCGGAGAAGCTCAAACAGGGTGTGGACGTCATCGATTTGGGGGTGGGCGACCCCGACCATCCGACGCCAGAGCACATCATCAAGGCGCTGTGTGATGCCGTTCAGGACCCATCTACTCATCAGTATCCTTCTTATGTCGGTATGCCCTCCTTCAGGGAGGCAGTGTCCCAATGGTATAAAAGGACGTTTGGCATTGAATTGGACCCAGAGAAAGAGGTGCTCGCCCTCATCGGATCAAAAGAGGGCATTGCGCACATCCCTCTGGCATTTGTAAATCACGGCGATATGACATTGGTGCCGGACCCAGCCTATCCCGTATACAAAATCGGGACGATACTCGCAGGCGGCACCCCACACATCATGCCTCTGTTGTCTGAAAACGATTTCAAGCCCGATTTGAATTCGATCGACTCAACGACTGCGAAGAAATCCAAGCTCATGTTCATTAACTACCCAAACAATCCGACATCTGCGGTTGCGGACATGAAATTCTTCAAAGAAATCATCGATTTTGCGACCGACAACGACATGATCGTCTGCCATGACAATGCATATTCGGAGATGACATATGATGGGTTTCGGGCACCATCTCTCTTGGAGGTGGAAGGGGCTACGGACATTGGAATTGAGTTCCACTCCCTCTCCAAGACGTACAACATGACAGGATGGCGCATCGGCTTCGCTGTCGGCAATGCGGACATCATCAGTGGTCTCGGAAAGGTAAAGACCAACGTAGATTCGGGTGCGTTCATGGCGGTACAAATGGCGGGAATCGTCGCGATGACGGGCCCCCAGAGTTGTGTCCAGTACATGAGAAAAATATATAAAAAGAGACGGGACGCTCTAATTGCAGGGCTCAATGAACTGGGGATGCCAGTAACACCGCCGAAAGCAACGTTTTATGTCTGGGCACCAGTTCCCGTTGGATTCAATTCGTTAGAGTTCTCGAGATTGTTGCTGGAGCGGGCAGGCATCGTGGCGACACCCGGTATAGGTTTTGGTGATTACGGCGAGGGGTATATGCGCTTTGCGCTGACAAAACCAGTAGAGAGAATCAAGGAAGCGGTTGAGCGGTTGAGGACTTTGGAGATATGA
- a CDS encoding nucleotidyltransferase domain-containing protein — MTTLVDILLDTQKRKKEYFKNWKNYSRRIKEISKKILGEARVLVFGSIVQNKWGPSSDIDVLIISQNLPSDFDERAKIRTKIKEKIGPFSPFQIHLATLEEFKGWYQNFIKKEYWEV; from the coding sequence ATGACAACTTTAGTGGATATCTTATTAGATACTCAAAAAAGAAAGAAGGAGTATTTTAAGAATTGGAAAAATTACTCCCGAAGAATTAAAGAGATTAGCAAAAAAATATTAGGGGAGGCAAGGGTTTTGGTATTTGGTTCAATTGTCCAAAATAAATGGGGGCCAAGTAGTGATATTGACGTTTTAATTATTTCGCAGAATTTGCCCAGTGATTTTGATGAAAGAGCAAAAATTAGGACAAAAATTAAGGAAAAAATTGGCCCTTTTTCTCCTTTCCAAATCCATTTAGCAACTCTTGAGGAGTTTAAAGGATGGTATCAAAATTTCATTAAAAAAGAATACTGGGAGGTTTAG
- a CDS encoding HEPN domain-containing protein: MSYNPLSSLQSTLKNIALVKSRKTFKPIKDDIAKLMLKFDFLKIRGQEFFEEAEELLQKKKYNLAAFNLEQAFQLWIKYLIGKKIGDWPKTHYFSELTPQLAKVYEEEKISEFYRENELFFDSLEDAYFTSRYFPKQFTENGVKMLLEKVKEFIKLLEDLTGEKLL, encoded by the coding sequence ATGAGTTATAATCCCCTGTCTTCGTTGCAAAGCACTCTAAAAAACATAGCCCTTGTTAAATCCAGAAAAACCTTTAAACCAATTAAAGACGATATAGCAAAATTAATGCTTAAATTTGATTTTCTTAAAATAAGAGGACAGGAATTTTTTGAGGAGGCAGAGGAATTACTTCAAAAGAAAAAATATAATCTGGCTGCTTTCAATTTAGAGCAAGCTTTTCAGCTTTGGATAAAATATCTAATTGGTAAAAAGATTGGAGATTGGCCAAAAACTCATTATTTCTCTGAGTTAACTCCTCAACTCGCTAAAGTATATGAGGAAGAGAAAATCTCAGAGTTTTATAGAGAAAATGAATTATTTTTTGATAGTTTAGAAGATGCCTATTTTACTTCTCGCTATTTTCCAAAGCAGTTTACAGAAAATGGAGTGAAGATGCTCTTAGAGAAAGTAAAAGAATTTATAAAATTACTTGAAGATTTAACTGGAGAAAAGCTTTTATGA